aattaaattatgtaaatttttataattagttgaaattatagattaaatgttattttttaacaAGTAACCACTTTCTTAATATTGATGATTTTAACTCAAACTATTTACAatttgaaacagagggagtacaaAATAGATagatttcataaataattgactcttttaattgatatttttaaaaaaaattatgcgcATCTACTCAAGGCTTATAAATACCCCAACATGCATAAGCTCATAGCTTTACGATTCATTCGCTCTCTCTTAACTCTTTCATCTTCCCTCAGAATCTTCTTACGAGAAAACAGCCACGCAGCAAAGAAGGTACGACGATGACGAAGGAGATGTTCACGTTGAAGAGCTCCGACGGTTTCTTATTTGTGGTTGACGAAGCGGTCGTACATCAATCAGTGACACTGTCGCCTATGGTTCAAGATTGCGCCGGTCGTGAATACCCGATCAACAACGTCACAGGCAAAATCCTCAACTTAGTGGTAGAATACTGCAAGAATCACGTCGTTGTCGACGGTGGcgattcttcttcctcctcctcctccggcgaTGCTCTCAAGAAGTGGGACGATGAGTTCATCACGCAAATGGATCTGTCGACGGTCTACGATCTCATCATGGCTGCGAACTACCTAATCATCAAAGGTCTTTTTGATCTCGCTTGCCAGAGAGTCGCTGACGAGATCGCGGCATGCAAAGACCACGAGGAGATTCGCGCAACGTTGGGCATCGTGAGTGACTATACAGCAGAGGAGGAAGCAGAGGTTCTCAAGGAGAACGAGTGGGCTTTTGATTGACGAATGAGCGGGCTAATCTAAACCCTAGCTAGCTACTCTTTCTTTTCGAATCTTTGTGTTTGTATGTTGTTTACGGATCTTTAGATCGATAATAGTTGAACTTGGCtttcttgttttgattttgataatATCAACAGTGTTCTTGATCGATATTAGATGAACAGAAAGTCTTATAAAGCAA
The nucleotide sequence above comes from Brassica napus cultivar Da-Ae chromosome A9, Da-Ae, whole genome shotgun sequence. Encoded proteins:
- the LOC106365078 gene encoding SKP1-like protein 13: MTKEMFTLKSSDGFLFVVDEAVVHQSVTLSPMVQDCAGREYPINNVTGKILNLVVEYCKNHVVVDGGDSSSSSSSGDALKKWDDEFITQMDLSTVYDLIMAANYLIIKGLFDLACQRVADEIAACKDHEEIRATLGIVSDYTAEEEAEVLKENEWAFD